One Prolixibacteraceae bacterium DNA segment encodes these proteins:
- the dapA gene encoding 4-hydroxy-tetrahydrodipicolinate synthase: MSHLVKGAGVALVTPFDEENQVCYTSLSKLVEYQIENGADYLVVLGTTAEAATLDSEEQKKVLQFVIKQNGGRLPIVLGLGGNNTTAVCLTIQNTDFTGIDAILSVTPYYNKPSQQGLVAHFKEIEKVSPVPIILYNVPSRTGVDLSTESILTLANYSTKIIAVKDGAGSLDKCMHVTKKAPAHFIYLSGDDKNTLPLLSVGAQGVISVAMNATPKSMSGLVHYAMEGKYNEALEIQYRLLSFMEWIFEEGNPTGIKAALHSIGILQNCLRLPLIPASEALYEKIEEAINHHNIL; encoded by the coding sequence ATGAGCCACTTAGTAAAAGGAGCAGGAGTTGCATTAGTAACTCCATTTGACGAGGAGAATCAAGTATGCTATACTTCCTTATCCAAACTAGTTGAGTACCAAATTGAAAATGGTGCAGATTATCTGGTTGTTTTAGGTACAACAGCAGAAGCTGCAACATTGGATTCTGAAGAGCAGAAAAAAGTACTTCAATTTGTTATCAAGCAGAATGGAGGAAGGCTTCCTATTGTTTTAGGATTGGGAGGAAATAACACGACTGCAGTGTGTCTAACAATTCAGAATACGGATTTCACTGGTATCGATGCCATTCTATCTGTCACTCCATACTATAACAAACCCTCCCAACAAGGACTAGTAGCACATTTTAAGGAGATAGAGAAGGTATCCCCAGTACCAATCATTCTCTACAACGTTCCTAGCAGAACAGGAGTCGATCTATCAACAGAGTCGATTCTTACTTTGGCGAACTACTCTACCAAAATTATTGCAGTAAAAGATGGAGCAGGCTCTTTAGATAAGTGTATGCATGTCACAAAGAAGGCTCCAGCTCACTTTATCTATCTATCAGGAGACGACAAAAATACGTTGCCACTTCTCTCTGTTGGTGCACAAGGAGTAATATCTGTCGCAATGAATGCAACCCCCAAATCCATGTCTGGTTTAGTGCACTATGCAATGGAAGGAAAATATAATGAAGCTCTTGAAATTCAGTATCGACTACTCTCTTTTATGGAGTGGATATTTGAAGAGGGAAATCCAACGGGTATTAAAGCAGCGCTTCATTCGATTGGAATCCTACAAAACTGTTTAAGACTTCCTCTTATCCCTGCAAGTGAAGCACTTTATGAAAAGATTGAAGAGGCAATAAATCACCACAATATTCTATAA
- a CDS encoding GNAT family N-acetyltransferase: MDATYTWKQLDALETEEWFTMFQLRQEIFVVEQNCPYLDLDEEDRTSFHLLVQSSDTGAAVLATLRVFVGDHGVWHIGRVATSEKCRGKGVARHMMEESLAFIQSKGGREIEISAQSYLEKFYCSLDFVKSSDEYLLDGLPHIDMHWTIS, from the coding sequence ATGGATGCTACTTATACATGGAAACAGTTAGATGCATTGGAGACGGAAGAGTGGTTTACTATGTTTCAGTTAAGACAAGAAATTTTTGTCGTAGAACAGAACTGTCCTTATCTAGATTTGGATGAGGAGGATAGAACATCTTTTCATCTTTTGGTTCAATCTTCGGATACTGGAGCTGCTGTTTTGGCAACGCTACGTGTCTTTGTTGGAGATCATGGAGTATGGCATATTGGACGTGTTGCAACCTCAGAAAAGTGTCGAGGCAAAGGGGTTGCCCGTCATATGATGGAAGAGTCTTTGGCATTTATTCAATCGAAAGGGGGCAGAGAGATAGAAATTTCTGCACAGTCTTATTTGGAGAAGTTTTATTGCTCTTTGGACTTTGTTAAATCTTCAGATGAATATCTATTAGATGGTCTTCCTCATATCGATATGCATTGGACTATCTCCTAA
- a CDS encoding pyridoxal phosphate-dependent aminotransferase, which produces MAQKSRELKAQGLDIISLSVGEPDFDTPDFIKEAAKKAIDDNYSHYSPVNGYLELREAVVNKLKRDNQVEYSPDQILVSNGAKHSLANVVMSTVQEGDEVIIPAPYWVTYVELVKLAGGTNVVIPTTVENDFKITPEQLEAAITPKTRAFLFSSPSNPTGKLYTKEELSAFAAIFAKHPNIVVISDEIYEYINYEGKHESIAQFDAIKDQTVIVNGVSKAYAMTGYRIGYIAGPTWIVKACSKLQGQFTSGPNSVAQVASTAAIASDNKEVFEMVKAFAKRRDMMVEMMSEIPNLKISRPDGAFYVFPDVTAYFGTSTGDYKIETASDLCIYLLQEANVAIVTGEAFGDPNCVRLSYAAAEPELKEAVRRIKEAMSKLK; this is translated from the coding sequence ATGGCTCAGAAGAGTAGAGAGTTAAAAGCACAAGGGCTAGACATTATTAGCTTAAGTGTTGGAGAGCCAGATTTTGATACGCCAGATTTTATTAAAGAAGCCGCGAAGAAGGCCATCGACGACAACTATTCGCATTACTCTCCTGTTAATGGGTACTTAGAGTTAAGAGAAGCAGTAGTAAACAAACTGAAACGAGACAATCAAGTCGAATATAGTCCCGATCAGATTCTTGTTTCCAATGGAGCCAAACACTCTTTGGCTAATGTAGTAATGTCTACAGTTCAAGAAGGAGATGAGGTGATTATCCCTGCACCTTACTGGGTGACATATGTAGAGCTGGTTAAACTTGCTGGTGGAACCAATGTAGTAATACCTACAACCGTAGAGAATGATTTCAAAATCACTCCAGAACAACTTGAAGCGGCCATCACACCAAAAACTCGTGCTTTCCTTTTCAGTAGCCCTAGTAATCCTACAGGAAAACTGTACACCAAAGAGGAGTTAAGTGCTTTTGCTGCAATCTTTGCCAAGCATCCAAACATCGTAGTGATTTCTGATGAGATCTACGAATATATTAACTACGAAGGAAAACACGAATCGATTGCTCAATTTGATGCTATCAAAGACCAAACGGTAATCGTCAATGGTGTTTCTAAGGCATATGCCATGACTGGATATCGTATCGGATATATAGCGGGTCCAACATGGATTGTGAAAGCTTGTAGTAAACTTCAAGGGCAATTTACGTCAGGTCCAAACTCAGTCGCTCAAGTGGCTTCGACTGCAGCCATTGCTTCAGATAACAAAGAGGTATTTGAGATGGTTAAGGCATTTGCAAAGCGTCGTGATATGATGGTAGAGATGATGTCTGAAATTCCAAACCTTAAGATCTCAAGACCTGACGGCGCTTTTTATGTATTCCCTGACGTGACTGCATATTTCGGTACTTCGACAGGAGATTACAAGATTGAGACCGCTTCAGATCTTTGTATTTACCTTCTACAAGAGGCTAATGTAGCCATCGTAACAGGAGAAGCATTTGGAGATCCAAACTGTGTTCGTCTATCTTATGCTGCAGCAGAACCTGAACTAAAAGAGGCTGTGAGACGCATCAAAGAGGCCATGAGCAAACTAAAGTAG